A genomic region of Candidatus Kapaibacterium sp. contains the following coding sequences:
- a CDS encoding ATP-binding protein translates to MYFIYAETDSLALFEDNKKMSRLNQQINNLQRQLLKEKSRLEKTLQELKETQQMLVQSEKMNALGQMVAGIAHEINNPIAFVTNNLYELKKYSDEIFEAFSELETNFNSSDNLAAIEVLQKVKNQYEFEYLTEDVSDIIKDSQAGVERVKIIVEELRRFSRLDESELKSIDLIENIQSVLTIVNSEIQKKDIQFKFESPESLFVDCYPGQLNQAVLNVLINAIQAVERKGKVSLIVKELDDSISISVEDNGCGMKEEVIEKIFDPFFTTKPVGSGTGLGLSITYKIINDLHKGQIEVSSKDNQGSNLKFIIPKEISK, encoded by the coding sequence ATGTATTTTATTTATGCCGAAACCGATTCACTGGCTTTATTCGAGGACAATAAAAAAATGAGCCGGCTCAATCAGCAGATAAATAACCTGCAGAGGCAATTATTAAAAGAAAAATCCAGGCTGGAGAAAACCTTGCAAGAACTTAAAGAAACCCAGCAAATGCTCGTCCAATCGGAAAAGATGAATGCCTTGGGACAAATGGTAGCTGGTATTGCTCACGAAATCAATAATCCCATCGCTTTTGTTACGAATAACCTATATGAGCTTAAAAAATATTCAGATGAAATATTTGAAGCTTTTTCAGAATTGGAAACCAACTTTAATTCTTCTGATAACTTAGCGGCAATAGAAGTTTTACAAAAAGTTAAGAATCAGTATGAATTTGAATACCTGACCGAAGACGTATCGGATATTATTAAAGATTCGCAGGCAGGTGTTGAAAGGGTTAAAATTATAGTTGAAGAATTAAGGAGATTTTCTCGTCTTGATGAATCTGAATTAAAAAGTATTGATTTAATTGAGAATATTCAATCGGTTTTAACAATTGTAAATTCTGAAATTCAAAAAAAGGATATACAATTCAAATTTGAATCTCCTGAAAGTTTGTTTGTCGATTGTTATCCCGGTCAACTGAATCAAGCAGTTCTAAATGTACTTATAAATGCAATTCAAGCTGTAGAAAGAAAAGGAAAAGTATCATTAATAGTCAAGGAGCTAGATGATAGTATTAGTATTTCGGTTGAAGACAATGGTTGTGGAATGAAAGAGGAAGTAATTGAAAAAATATTTGACCCTTTCTTCACTACAAAACCAGTAGGATCAGGTACCGGATTGGGTTTGAGTATAACGTATAAAATAATCAACGACTTGCATAAAGGACAAATTGAAGTAAGTTCAAAAGACAATCAAGGTAGTAACTTGAAATTTATTATTCCAAAAGAGATTTCCAAATGA
- a CDS encoding cobalamin-dependent protein (Presence of a B(12) (cobalamin)-binding domain implies dependence on cobalamin itself, in one of its several forms, or in some unusual lineages, dependence on a cobalamin-like analog.) codes for MKTNNKSLETNYLNALLEGKRKEANKICLDFISTGNSFKELYEHVMKPSLYEVGKLWEQNKISVATEHLATAITEGIMNSFYSEILPDKYNGKKVVLTCVEKEEHQVGVKMVADVFEMNQWESFFLGTGFPISELIKFIKEVQPDIIAISLSVYFNFTRLKQMLNQLKNEFPQTKLIVGGQALSHLSDNDFAEWKDITYITDLHLLDTYLKNLK; via the coding sequence ATGAAAACTAACAATAAATCTTTGGAAACGAATTATCTGAATGCTTTATTAGAGGGCAAGCGAAAAGAAGCTAATAAAATATGCTTGGATTTTATTAGTACAGGCAACTCTTTTAAAGAATTGTATGAGCACGTAATGAAACCTTCCCTTTATGAAGTAGGGAAGCTTTGGGAGCAAAATAAAATAAGTGTAGCAACCGAACATTTGGCTACAGCAATAACCGAAGGTATTATGAATTCGTTTTACTCAGAAATTTTACCGGATAAATACAATGGTAAAAAGGTTGTGCTGACTTGTGTTGAAAAAGAAGAACACCAGGTTGGCGTAAAAATGGTCGCCGATGTTTTTGAGATGAACCAGTGGGAAAGTTTTTTCCTTGGAACGGGCTTTCCCATATCAGAACTTATTAAATTTATTAAGGAGGTTCAACCAGACATCATTGCTATTTCTTTGAGTGTATATTTTAACTTTACAAGGTTGAAACAAATGCTGAATCAACTAAAAAACGAGTTTCCACAAACGAAATTAATTGTTGGCGGACAGGCGCTTTCGCATTTATCTGACAATGATTTTGCTGAATGGAAAGATATAACATACATCACCGATTTACACCTATTAGATACTTATTTAAAAAACTTAAAATAG
- a CDS encoding hybrid sensor histidine kinase/response regulator: MKEYQLEESENKYNLLVIDDEEEITKTLFRQFRRKYNVFIANSANSALSIMEEENIQVVLSDQRMPDMTGVNFFSKIKDKYPDALKLLLTGYSDIEAVIGAINEGQVFRYLTKPWNPAELNLAIEEAFDKYELITKNRLLIRKLKEAKQSLENKVKERTQELESANANLLQLNIEKNKYIGMAAHDLRSPIGSAFSFSNLLIEDYTVFSQNEHVDFLKIINERCLFALNLIENFLDASKIESGILDLDVKENDYCELVQSCISQNSIYAQKKSQQIIFNSEQPKIKFSVDRNKIEQVLDNLISNAIKYSHKNKKIWVSVRIENNNLITEVKDEGPGIPENELDSVFVAYKTTTIKSTNNEKSTGLGLAIAKKIIEAHKGEIFVKSKEGIGSTFYFTLPFSIDKKEKIETDSDSQHEKKLN; this comes from the coding sequence ATGAAAGAATACCAATTAGAAGAAAGTGAAAACAAGTATAATTTGCTTGTCATTGATGATGAAGAAGAAATTACGAAGACATTATTTCGACAGTTTCGCAGAAAATATAATGTTTTTATTGCTAATAGTGCAAATAGCGCATTGTCAATAATGGAAGAAGAAAATATTCAGGTAGTATTAAGTGACCAACGAATGCCGGATATGACAGGTGTTAATTTCTTCAGTAAAATAAAAGACAAATACCCTGATGCATTAAAACTTCTTTTAACAGGTTATTCCGATATTGAAGCTGTTATTGGAGCAATTAATGAAGGTCAGGTTTTTCGATATTTAACAAAACCCTGGAACCCTGCCGAACTGAATTTAGCGATTGAAGAAGCATTTGATAAATATGAGTTAATAACTAAAAACAGACTGCTCATAAGAAAGCTAAAGGAAGCCAAACAATCATTGGAAAATAAAGTAAAGGAACGCACACAAGAACTCGAGAGTGCAAATGCTAATCTTCTTCAATTAAATATTGAAAAAAACAAATATATTGGAATGGCAGCTCACGACCTCAGAAGCCCAATAGGCTCAGCATTTTCCTTCTCTAATTTACTAATAGAAGATTACACTGTTTTTTCACAAAACGAACATGTTGATTTTTTAAAGATCATAAATGAAAGGTGTTTATTTGCTTTAAACTTAATTGAAAATTTTCTTGACGCTTCGAAAATCGAATCCGGTATTTTAGATTTAGATGTTAAAGAAAATGATTATTGCGAATTGGTACAATCTTGCATTTCTCAAAATTCAATTTATGCACAAAAAAAATCACAGCAGATTATTTTTAATAGCGAACAACCAAAAATTAAGTTCTCAGTCGATAGAAATAAAATTGAACAGGTTTTGGATAATTTAATAAGCAACGCTATAAAGTATTCTCATAAAAACAAAAAGATTTGGGTGAGTGTTCGTATTGAGAATAACAATTTAATAACTGAAGTTAAAGATGAAGGTCCAGGAATTCCGGAAAATGAGTTAGACTCTGTATTTGTTGCTTATAAGACAACTACGATTAAATCCACAAACAATGAAAAGTCAACAGGATTGGGGCTTGCCATTGCTAAAAAAATTATTGAAGCACATAAGGGTGAAATATTTGTAAAATCTAAAGAAGGAATAGGCTCAACATTTTATTTTACTTTACCCTTCTCGATAGATAAAAAAGAGAAAATTGAAACTGATTCCGATAGTCAGCATGAGAAAAAACTGAACTAA
- a CDS encoding phage tail tape measure protein, with amino-acid sequence MAASKKFEMILDLVVNFGADEKKLAELAIMTQKVLEKSAPEIKFSPDKFKSEIKNIGTLLQSLESDGKSIEDVLSNMTLDIDMKKAEKEFAMLLESLKDIDNIDLAKLEQSMEGLSGEHLAQLTEELQKAFDNIDTDKFENEIKSMAKEYEESVAKVSSGLNTQKSALKQMEVTGQKGSEAYKKLQEEIKKSENELKKLGVTLEQPATFFDKMAKFGLAAQGIQQVTQAFNQFIVPYKEFDKQLKNIGTLGVENFEEFRDVAISIATKVPDTVAGVTEGIYNAISAGAINVVDGVADIAGGMEFIEQSSKLAVAGLTDTNAAIKGLAAATNAYGTDVLSAEQAADILFGTVKNGVTTVPELNAALSNVVPIAAAAGVSFDQVGAAIATLTKQGVPTAQATTQIRQAIVELMKPGAQLKTVMEEAGVSIESLQKDGLQESMRKLGVAMDDMGIDAANTFSSVEAIQFALSQTGDNAKKAASDLLLIGASAGSVEQAFAIANEGIGVQTQGILNQVEAMAFKLFGVLGDQAVVLLDSANSLAPMVTTFAGIGRMIPDGAIQRVGDFASSIVKKLIPATVAADGAQKAFNLTMLANPYVIAAAAIAGLVIGVKLLSDAMHESAAERQEAVEAEASLLDTQIEMVARQQKMAESSNKLVEAFELEGESAMENRDLMLALAKTYPGVINGSKTYAENLANLKKASADGAKSLDDLGSKMDELQSKKFELTGRLLKIEVDVKKEELEDLITDGITGGFDFDTIFTEFLFGTSDARIAVEKQVKSYTDEIYKAATSKEVEDASLAMQMALYNGEGVFGELDDIEKEKVLAGIKDVEKAAIASIENKKIEHAAYYKQLIDANYSEEDAVKLVSQQFKISKEEAAEVVTEQKKQVEMAKETAKEVDKIAKSFDGVKAAASTSFNEGLAKELDLQLQLREAKSKGDKEAIASINQQLKAQRQENSQSNAQLKNLSKLEEATLKRYNPEPGESWLDFANRVYANEKLQLDNASRLYELDVRRDAISQNREQSAYDEYKIALNTLEVAKQQEAEYKKALALKREFTENADGTIEFKARISQAEQDEINQALADFKFDIEEKGLNVIEINMSIDKEAMDIARQLEDLQLESLKAEIEIGVKGGDNYDEVLGLLRRRHEEYKRELESHKDAVLDLESKMQGEISLLGENATAEQIATVKTKYGTLINEAKLKQIESIQNERSANDTIAGIVDDMYEKRLSLVDEFYAKERKYVEGNFDAMNSRLAEYNKRYSDFANERLDTEQKSGLSALDKEKDEKLKVLEDYGRLELQSTASIEERKLAIEEEYRKKRADAEEDFAKARSIALNFTSGKELELTRVKELKLAELESDGIKERIAILESKRNEGPLSLVDEKALEGYNEQLAGINEVISNNADIWSTSMFEAGDALSSMTTALIAGNADAAVESLRDYFSKVFGMAAQALSTKISETVLSLVLDWLKLAPGDPLTKMLISPAIYAGVNAGVSKIAQPILKGMLSFASGGRIDGPTALVAGDASKLGGRNREWWTTDPQLIGIMQSAIRGSNQLLEQRLRSIENLLANQVLTATLAGTDMELSLKRTKAKQASRARP; translated from the coding sequence ATGGCAGCAAGTAAGAAATTTGAAATGATATTAGACCTTGTAGTCAACTTTGGAGCTGATGAAAAGAAATTAGCTGAGTTGGCTATTATGACCCAAAAAGTTTTAGAAAAATCCGCTCCCGAAATTAAATTCAGTCCAGATAAATTCAAAAGTGAAATCAAGAATATCGGCACTCTACTTCAATCATTAGAATCTGACGGCAAATCAATTGAAGATGTCTTGTCAAATATGACACTTGACATTGACATGAAAAAAGCCGAGAAGGAATTCGCCATGCTATTGGAGAGCTTAAAAGATATTGACAATATTGATTTAGCGAAGCTCGAGCAAAGCATGGAAGGATTGAGCGGTGAACATCTCGCCCAATTAACTGAGGAATTACAAAAAGCTTTTGATAATATCGACACTGACAAATTCGAGAATGAAATAAAAAGCATGGCAAAAGAATATGAAGAATCGGTTGCAAAAGTATCATCAGGATTAAACACTCAAAAGTCCGCCCTTAAACAAATGGAAGTCACAGGGCAAAAAGGTAGCGAAGCATATAAAAAACTCCAAGAAGAAATCAAAAAGAGCGAAAATGAGTTGAAAAAACTTGGTGTTACGCTCGAACAGCCCGCGACTTTCTTTGATAAAATGGCGAAATTCGGATTAGCCGCTCAAGGTATTCAGCAAGTAACGCAAGCATTCAATCAATTTATAGTGCCTTATAAGGAATTTGATAAACAACTAAAAAACATAGGTACGCTCGGAGTAGAGAATTTTGAGGAGTTCCGGGACGTTGCAATCAGTATAGCAACAAAAGTTCCTGATACGGTAGCAGGGGTAACAGAAGGTATTTATAACGCCATTTCGGCAGGTGCAATCAATGTAGTGGATGGTGTAGCCGATATTGCAGGTGGCATGGAATTTATTGAGCAGTCCTCAAAATTAGCCGTGGCAGGTTTGACAGATACGAATGCGGCTATCAAAGGTTTGGCAGCTGCTACAAATGCGTATGGTACTGATGTTTTGTCGGCGGAGCAGGCAGCCGATATTTTATTCGGAACTGTAAAAAATGGTGTAACAACTGTTCCCGAATTGAATGCTGCATTATCCAATGTTGTACCGATAGCGGCGGCGGCAGGTGTGAGTTTTGACCAAGTTGGAGCGGCTATTGCTACGCTAACTAAGCAAGGTGTACCCACAGCCCAAGCCACAACTCAGATTCGCCAAGCCATCGTAGAATTGATGAAGCCGGGAGCTCAGTTAAAAACCGTTATGGAAGAAGCCGGAGTTAGCATTGAATCGTTGCAAAAAGACGGTTTACAAGAATCTATGCGAAAACTCGGCGTTGCAATGGACGATATGGGCATTGATGCGGCGAACACGTTTTCAAGTGTTGAAGCTATCCAATTTGCATTATCACAAACAGGTGACAATGCAAAAAAAGCGGCTTCGGATTTGTTGTTAATCGGTGCATCGGCAGGAAGTGTTGAACAGGCGTTTGCAATTGCGAATGAAGGTATTGGTGTTCAAACGCAAGGCATATTGAATCAGGTTGAAGCGATGGCATTTAAGCTATTTGGCGTATTGGGTGACCAAGCTGTTGTATTGTTGGATTCCGCAAATAGTTTAGCACCTATGGTGACAACTTTTGCCGGTATAGGGCGTATGATACCCGACGGAGCTATTCAACGAGTTGGTGACTTTGCAAGTTCTATCGTGAAAAAATTAATCCCTGCAACGGTAGCCGCCGACGGAGCACAAAAAGCATTCAATTTGACAATGTTAGCGAATCCTTATGTAATAGCAGCAGCCGCAATTGCGGGTCTTGTAATTGGTGTTAAGTTGTTATCAGATGCCATGCATGAATCGGCGGCTGAAAGACAAGAGGCGGTGGAAGCGGAAGCGAGTTTACTCGACACTCAAATAGAAATGGTTGCGAGACAGCAAAAAATGGCAGAATCGAGCAATAAACTCGTTGAAGCCTTTGAATTGGAAGGCGAATCGGCTATGGAAAATAGGGATTTGATGTTGGCTTTAGCAAAAACATATCCGGGCGTCATAAACGGCAGCAAAACCTATGCTGAGAATTTAGCGAACCTAAAAAAAGCAAGTGCCGATGGTGCAAAATCACTTGACGATTTGGGCAGCAAAATGGATGAACTGCAAAGCAAGAAATTTGAATTAACGGGGCGTTTGCTAAAAATAGAGGTTGATGTAAAAAAAGAAGAGTTAGAGGATTTAATCACCGACGGTATAACGGGAGGCTTTGATTTTGATACCATATTTACGGAGTTTCTGTTCGGCACGAGTGATGCCCGTATAGCGGTTGAAAAACAGGTAAAATCTTACACGGACGAGATATATAAGGCAGCCACATCGAAGGAAGTGGAAGATGCAAGCCTTGCGATGCAAATGGCGCTTTACAACGGCGAAGGGGTATTTGGCGAACTTGATGATATAGAAAAAGAAAAAGTCCTTGCAGGCATAAAGGATGTTGAGAAGGCTGCAATAGCATCGATAGAAAACAAAAAAATTGAGCATGCCGCTTACTATAAACAATTGATAGATGCGAATTACAGCGAAGAAGATGCCGTAAAGTTGGTTAGTCAGCAATTCAAAATCTCGAAAGAAGAAGCAGCCGAAGTTGTTACCGAGCAAAAAAAGCAAGTGGAAATGGCGAAGGAAACAGCCAAAGAAGTGGATAAAATTGCCAAAAGTTTTGATGGTGTAAAAGCTGCAGCATCAACTTCATTTAATGAGGGATTAGCAAAAGAACTCGACTTGCAACTTCAACTCCGAGAAGCGAAAAGCAAAGGTGACAAAGAAGCAATTGCATCAATAAACCAACAATTGAAGGCACAGCGTCAAGAAAACAGCCAAAGCAATGCACAGTTGAAGAACCTCTCGAAGTTAGAAGAAGCAACTCTGAAAAGATACAATCCGGAGCCGGGAGAAAGTTGGTTAGATTTTGCAAATAGAGTTTATGCTAATGAAAAATTGCAATTGGATAATGCCTCACGATTGTATGAGTTAGATGTTCGCCGTGATGCAATTAGTCAAAATCGTGAACAAAGTGCCTATGATGAATATAAAATAGCATTGAACACTCTTGAAGTAGCTAAACAACAAGAAGCAGAGTATAAAAAGGCATTGGCACTCAAACGGGAATTTACTGAAAATGCCGACGGTACAATTGAATTTAAAGCACGTATTAGCCAAGCTGAGCAAGATGAAATTAATCAAGCCTTAGCAGATTTCAAATTTGATATTGAGGAGAAGGGACTGAATGTCATTGAAATCAATATGAGCATTGACAAAGAGGCGATGGATATTGCAAGGCAATTAGAGGATTTACAACTTGAATCATTAAAAGCAGAAATTGAAATTGGCGTCAAGGGTGGTGACAATTACGATGAAGTTCTTGGTTTACTTCGTAGGAGACATGAAGAGTATAAACGTGAATTAGAATCACATAAAGACGCCGTGCTTGACTTGGAATCTAAAATGCAGGGCGAAATATCCTTGTTAGGCGAAAATGCAACTGCCGAGCAAATAGCGACGGTAAAAACCAAATACGGCACTTTGATTAACGAAGCAAAACTAAAGCAAATTGAGTCTATTCAAAATGAGCGTTCCGCGAACGACACCATCGCCGGAATTGTGGATGACATGTATGAAAAGCGTTTGAGCCTCGTAGATGAATTCTATGCAAAAGAACGTAAGTATGTAGAAGGCAATTTCGATGCAATGAATTCCCGACTTGCAGAGTACAACAAACGTTATTCAGACTTTGCTAATGAACGTTTAGATACCGAGCAAAAATCCGGTTTGTCTGCTCTGGACAAGGAAAAGGACGAAAAATTAAAAGTTCTTGAGGATTACGGCAGACTCGAATTACAAAGTACCGCGAGTATCGAAGAACGCAAATTAGCTATTGAAGAAGAATATCGTAAAAAACGTGCAGATGCTGAGGAAGATTTTGCTAAGGCTCGTAGCATAGCATTGAATTTTACGTCAGGCAAGGAGTTAGAATTAACTCGTGTTAAGGAGCTAAAATTAGCAGAGTTGGAAAGCGACGGCATCAAAGAACGTATTGCCATACTCGAAAGCAAAAGAAATGAGGGTCCACTTTCGCTTGTAGATGAAAAAGCACTTGAAGGGTACAATGAGCAGTTAGCAGGAATTAACGAAGTAATCAGTAATAATGCTGATATATGGTCAACATCCATGTTTGAGGCAGGTGATGCTTTAAGTAGTATGACAACGGCATTAATCGCGGGTAATGCAGATGCGGCTGTTGAAAGTCTAAGGGATTATTTCAGTAAAGTATTTGGTATGGCAGCACAGGCACTAAGCACCAAAATCAGCGAAACCGTTTTGAGCTTAGTTTTGGATTGGTTAAAATTAGCTCCGGGCGACCCCCTGACAAAAATGCTAATATCCCCCGCCATCTATGCAGGTGTGAATGCAGGCGTCAGCAAAATAGCTCAACCGATATTGAAAGGTATGTTGAGTTTTGCATCGGGTGGACGTATTGACGGTCCAACTGCTTTAGTAGCAGGTGACGCCTCAAAGTTGGGTGGTCGTAATCGTGAATGGTGGACAACTGACCCGCAGTTAATCGGCATTATGCAATCGGCAATACGTGGAAGTAATCAGCTACTCGAGCAACGGTTACGCTCAATCGAAAACTTGTTAGCGAACCAAGTATTAACTGCTACTTTGGCGGGAACAGATATGGAGTTAAGTTTGAAACGTACCAAAGCAAAACAAGCAAGTAGGGCGAGACCGTAA
- a CDS encoding HAD-IC family P-type ATPase, with protein sequence MKDRDSIAKEQWQTLSEEKIFSELKTSEVGLNQEEVKKRIDFYGQNTLPEGKKVTLMQIILHQLLNPLIFILVAAAVASIAIGEGKDAIFIFLVIFINSAMGTYQEYNAEKSADSLQKLMKIKARVRRDGKESEVPSEELVPGDFVLLESGVKVPADMRLLEVSGLEIDESFLTGESIAAKKQIDVLKENLGVAERTNMAFAGATVLKGRGVGIVVSTGIDTQVGKISQDVTGAATAKPPLVQRMDKFIKQISIFIIALSVVLAVVLRLQGMDFTAIFFFVVALAVSAIPEGLPVALTVALSIAAKRMAKRNVIVRQLTSVESLGSCTVIASDKTGTLTVNEQTAKIIQVPDSSLYSIEGQGYNGDGKVLDSEEKSIEFSENDEIVKIAHVAVYANESSLSKENDKWSHHGDAMDVALLGMSYKLGVEPDKWLTEDKPLGNIPYESERKYSASFYNKNDSVYVGVKGAVETILDFCESMSVNGEIKDIDKEKILADAENLAKDGYRVLAFAEGEYNDYQKKEVYEDEDIPTLTFYGIVGFIDPLRPEAKESVEHCHEAGIKVIMITGDHPETAGSISRELGITDENTTVVTGSMLTDAGKHDSAAFEELVASTTVFARVSPTQKLEIVDVLIRNGEFVAVTGDGVNDAPALKRANIGVAMGSGTDVAKEVGSMIVVDDNFSSIVAGVEEGRFAFDNVRKVIYLLISTGTAEVILFLAAIAAGLPLPLLAVQLLWLNLVTNGIQDVALAFEGGEPGAMKRAPRKPSEKIFNPLMINQTLVSGATMGFIVFGLWYYLNNYTQMDVTHARDLILLLMVFMQNFHAFNCRSERVSAFKVPLKRNIVLVFGVLAAQGIHILSMHIPFMQNVLRIEPISLNEWLYILTLAIPILLVMELFKFINNKVNKGK encoded by the coding sequence ATGAAAGATAGGGACTCCATAGCCAAAGAACAATGGCAGACATTAAGTGAAGAAAAAATCTTCAGTGAACTAAAAACATCTGAAGTTGGGTTAAATCAGGAAGAAGTTAAGAAAAGGATTGATTTTTACGGTCAAAATACACTGCCCGAAGGAAAAAAAGTTACCCTAATGCAGATTATACTGCACCAGTTATTGAACCCCTTAATTTTCATTCTCGTTGCTGCTGCGGTGGCATCAATAGCCATTGGCGAAGGCAAAGATGCTATATTCATCTTTCTGGTTATTTTCATCAACAGTGCAATGGGGACCTATCAGGAGTACAATGCCGAGAAGAGTGCCGACAGTTTGCAAAAATTAATGAAGATTAAAGCGAGGGTACGCAGAGATGGTAAGGAATCGGAAGTGCCATCTGAAGAGCTTGTGCCGGGCGATTTCGTGCTACTCGAATCGGGTGTGAAAGTACCTGCCGATATGCGTTTACTTGAAGTATCGGGATTGGAAATTGACGAAAGCTTTCTTACGGGCGAATCCATTGCAGCCAAAAAACAAATTGACGTACTGAAGGAAAACCTTGGCGTTGCCGAACGAACAAACATGGCTTTTGCCGGAGCAACCGTATTGAAAGGGCGTGGCGTGGGCATTGTGGTTAGCACAGGCATCGACACACAAGTAGGAAAAATCTCACAAGATGTTACCGGGGCAGCTACCGCAAAACCACCCTTGGTGCAACGTATGGATAAATTTATCAAGCAAATCAGTATTTTCATTATTGCTCTAAGTGTTGTATTAGCAGTTGTACTCCGACTGCAAGGTATGGATTTTACTGCAATCTTCTTTTTTGTGGTAGCACTTGCTGTTTCTGCGATTCCTGAAGGGTTGCCGGTAGCTTTAACAGTAGCTTTGTCCATTGCCGCTAAACGGATGGCTAAACGTAATGTAATTGTGCGACAGCTTACATCGGTTGAGAGTTTGGGTAGTTGCACCGTAATTGCCAGTGACAAAACCGGAACACTCACCGTGAACGAGCAAACGGCAAAAATCATACAAGTACCCGACAGTAGCCTCTACAGCATTGAAGGACAAGGCTATAATGGTGATGGGAAAGTGCTTGATTCGGAGGAGAAATCCATTGAATTTTCGGAAAATGATGAAATTGTCAAAATCGCACATGTAGCAGTTTATGCCAACGAGAGTTCCCTCAGCAAAGAAAATGATAAATGGTCTCACCACGGTGATGCTATGGATGTTGCCCTGCTTGGTATGAGCTATAAACTTGGTGTCGAACCCGATAAATGGCTCACAGAGGATAAACCGCTCGGAAATATTCCCTACGAATCGGAGCGAAAATACTCTGCATCATTTTATAATAAAAACGATTCGGTTTATGTTGGAGTGAAGGGCGCAGTTGAAACCATTCTCGACTTTTGCGAATCCATGTCCGTTAATGGAGAAATTAAAGACATTGATAAAGAAAAAATACTTGCCGATGCGGAAAATTTAGCCAAAGATGGATATCGTGTATTGGCATTTGCCGAAGGTGAATACAATGATTATCAAAAGAAAGAAGTTTATGAAGACGAAGACATTCCGACACTTACATTCTATGGCATTGTAGGATTTATTGACCCATTAAGACCCGAAGCTAAAGAATCGGTGGAGCATTGCCATGAAGCCGGAATAAAAGTAATAATGATAACCGGAGACCATCCCGAAACCGCAGGTTCGATATCTCGAGAATTAGGCATAACTGATGAAAATACAACAGTAGTAACTGGGTCAATGCTGACCGATGCAGGAAAGCACGACAGTGCCGCTTTTGAGGAATTAGTGGCATCAACCACCGTATTTGCCAGAGTTTCGCCAACTCAGAAGTTGGAAATTGTTGATGTACTGATACGTAATGGAGAATTTGTTGCAGTAACGGGCGACGGCGTAAACGATGCTCCCGCACTCAAACGAGCTAACATTGGCGTGGCAATGGGCTCAGGTACCGATGTAGCTAAAGAAGTTGGTTCGATGATTGTGGTGGACGATAATTTTTCGTCAATAGTGGCAGGAGTCGAAGAGGGACGCTTTGCTTTCGACAACGTGCGTAAAGTAATTTACCTGCTAATTTCGACCGGCACCGCTGAAGTTATTCTCTTTTTGGCAGCAATAGCCGCCGGATTGCCACTGCCGCTACTTGCCGTGCAGTTATTGTGGTTGAATTTAGTTACCAACGGCATCCAAGACGTAGCCCTTGCATTTGAAGGTGGTGAGCCCGGCGCCATGAAACGAGCTCCACGCAAACCATCCGAGAAAATATTCAACCCGCTTATGATTAACCAAACGCTTGTATCGGGTGCAACCATGGGCTTCATCGTTTTTGGGCTGTGGTATTACTTAAACAACTACACCCAAATGGACGTAACACATGCACGCGACCTAATATTGCTACTCATGGTATTTATGCAAAATTTCCATGCCTTTAATTGTCGTTCCGAAAGAGTCTCTGCTTTTAAAGTGCCATTAAAAAGGAACATCGTCCTTGTATTCGGGGTATTAGCCGCTCAAGGCATCCATATACTGAGCATGCATATTCCATTTATGCAAAATGTGTTGCGAATTGAACCCATTTCATTGAACGAATGGCTCTACATATTAACCTTGGCTATACCAATACTATTAGTAATGGAATTATTTAAATTTATAAATAATAAAGTAAATAAGGGGAAGTAA